The nucleotide sequence ACCGCGAGTGGCGGCTGCTGGGCGATTTGCTTCGCCAGCTTGAGCGCTTCCTGATAGTACGCCTCCACTGGCACTACCCGATTGACCAGTCCGTATTTCAACGCTTCTTTGGCCGAAATCGGTTCACCTGTGAGCAGCATCTCCAGTGCTTTTCGCTCACCTACTACACGCGTCAGACGCTGTGTACCACCAGCCCCAGGCATGACACCAAGCTTGATTTCCGGTTGACCAATGACGGCTGTCTCCGAAGCGATCACCATATCGCAGTTCATCATTAATTCACAGCCACCACCGAGCACAAAACCGCTGACGGCACCAATAATCGGCTTGGATATGAGTGAGATGCGATCCCAAACCGCGAACTGATTGCGCTTCATGATATCGATGGCTGATGCTTCCGCCATTTCATTAATGTCAGCACCCGCTGCGAACGCCCTCGCGTTGCCAGTCAGGATGATCACCCGAATATCCGGGTCGCGGTCCATTTGCTCCAGCTGGTCAACCAATTCGTCGACGAGCTGCAAATTCAGTGCGTTTAGAATCTTCGGTCGATTCAACGTAATGATACCGACACCATCTTCACTGGCTACGCTAATATATTCATAGGCCATGAACTGTCACACCCTTTTTTTTACAGGAGCTGGTTTAAATAGCTGCCTGTGATTTGTTCCGGTTATCCACGACACGAATCGCTTTTCCTTCGCTGCGCGTCAAGGAATTCGGCGGTTGCACCCGCAGTACCACAGACACGCCCAACGTATTTTTGATGTCATGACAGATTTCTTTCACCAATGGCGAGAGTGCAGAGCTGTCATTCCCACTGATCTCATTTGCATATGCTGGTGTCAACTCGCAGTGCACCTCAAAACGGTCGAGGGCACCGTCGCGTTCAATGACGACTTGATAGTGTGGAGCCAATTGGTTGAAGGTAAGCAGAACGGATTCGATCTCTGTCGGGAACACATTGACCCCGCGAATAATGAGCATGTCATCTACACGCCCTTTGATGCGAGACATCCGCATGGTTGTCCGTCCGCACTTACAGGGCTCAGGATTGAGGGAAGCGATATCACCCGTACGGTAGCGCACAACCGGGAATGCTTCTTTCGTCAGCGACGTGAATACCAGCTCACCTTCTTGTCCGTATGGGAGCACTTCTCCAGTATTCGGATCGATAATTTCTGCGTAGAAATGGTCTTCTGCGATATGCAGACCATTCTGCACTTCATGACATTCAATGGAAACACCTGGCCCCATCACTTCGCTCAGCCCGTAAATGTCCACGGCTTTAATGTCGAGCTCATGCTCCAACTGTACGCGCATTTCTTCTGACCACGGTTCTGCACCAAAAATCCCGTACTTAACACTCGTCCCACGTGGATCGATTCCTTGCTTCTTCATCTCTTCCACGATATTGAGGACATAGGATGGCGTTGCTGCAATGCCACGTGGTTTGAAGTCCTCGATCAACGTAATTTGACGGGAGGTATTGCCACCGGATACTGGCACTGCGACTGCGCCCATGTGCTCGATGCCGTTGTGCAGACCCAAACCTCCTGTAAAAAGGCCGTAGCCATACGCGTTATGGAAAATGTCTCCCGGCTCTCCGCCTGCACAGCAAATGGCGCGCGCCACGATTTCTGCCCAATTCTCCAGATCTTTTTTGGTGTAACCGACAACAGTCGGTTTTCCTTTTGTCCCGGATGAACCGTGAATGCGTGCTACTTCCTTCATTTCGACTGCAAACAGATTGAACGGGTAATTTTCTCGCAAATCTGTCTTTTTCATAAATGGAAGCTTCTGTATGTCTTCGATTGATTGGATATCTTCTGGTTTCACACCAGCCTCATTGAATGCTTTTGTGTGGAAAGGAACGCGCTCATATACGCGTTTGACCGTTTCTTTCAAGCGTGCCAGTTGCAGTTCCGTCATTTTCTCTCTTGGTAGCGTTTCCATTTCTGTATTAAAGATCATGTCGCTTCCCTCATTCCCTTGCGTTATGACTCAGTAGGAGTACGTATTTGAAAATGTTACTCGCCCTTAAAAACTGGTTTTCGCTTTTCGCGAAAGGCTTCCAATGCTTCCAAACGATCTGTCGTGGGAATAATCACTTCATAGCACATGGTTTCGATATCCAGACCTGTCTGCAAATCGACACTGCTTCCGCGATCAATAGCTGATTTTGCCTGATAAACCGCCAGCGGAGCATTTGCCAAAATCTCGTTTGCCAGCCCCATTGCCAGTTCACGAAGCTCCTCTGTATCTTTTGCAATCGCATTGACAAAACCGATTTGATACGCTTCCTCCGCTTGGATGCGCCTGGCAGTCAGGATCAGCTCCTTTGCCTTCGAAGGTCCGATCAAGCGAGAAAGCCGCTGCGTACCACCCGCCCCAGGAATGATGCCCAAGCTCACCTCTGTCAGACCCATTTTGGCATCTGCGACGGCATAGCGGAAATCACAGGCCAGTGCTAACTCAAAACCCCCGCCAAAAGCAAATCCGTTGATCATGGCAATCGTCGGCTGCGGAAGCCTCTCCAACGCAGTAAATACATCGCGGATTTTGCGGACATTGCGGCGTACCTGCTGTTCCGTCAGTGTACGGCGCTCCTTTAAATCTGCCCCTGCACTAAATGCTCGCCCTTCTGCCTTCACGATGACCACGCGAATCTCTTTTGCATCCAGGCGCACCTGCTCAATCAAGTTTCCCAGGCGCTCCAATGTATTGTAGTTCAGCGCATTCAGCTCGTCTGGGCGATTTAGTGTAATCAGTCCTATATGTCCTTCACGTTCAAAACGAACGCTCTCTTCCATCATCAACGTCCTCCTTGTGCAGGCGGGTTAACCCGCGCATACGTGCCGGTAGCAAAAGCCACAAGCTTGCCATCACAAGTCACGCGTGCTTCCATCACGATCAAGCTTTTTCCTTGTTTCAATACATGGGATTGTGCCTCAAGTATCTCACCGCGAGCGGGGTGCAGGTATTGAATCTTGCTCTCCACCGTCACACATTGCTGTACGCCATCCACATGAGGTGCTGCCCCATGCCCCATTGCCACATCGGCTAATGTCGCCGTAACGCCTCCGTGTACGACACCTTCGATGCTATTGAACAGCTCGGGGCGAATTTTCAGTGCTACCTTACAGCCCTGTTCATCTCGGTGCACAACTTCTATGCCCAGGTAGTGGTTGAATCGATTACGGATCTCCACTGACATCTTTGCCCCCTTTCTCGTATCGTCTTGAAACAGTGAAAGGAGCCTAAGCACATGGCTTTTGGCATCCTTTCTCCGTTTTATTTTCGCTGTCAGTTATTCGTTTTCGTCGATCTCGACGAAGTAATCACTTTTCCGGTATGCCAGTGCATCCAATGTCGCTACCAGGCCATGCTCCGTTTCTACACGGATACGATACCAGGCTGTGCGATTGTTTTTCTTCTCTTCTGTCGCTGTTGCCACTAAGCGATTCCCTTTCATGGCAGCAGCCAAAAATCCGATGTTCATCGACAGTGCCACAGACGTTTTCCCATAGGAATTACAGGCTGCTGCAAAAACAAAGTCTGCTAGGGAGAAGATGATCGCGCCATGAGCGGTGCCGTGCGCATTTAGCATATGCTCGGCAACTGTGACTTCCGCTGTCGCCGTTCCTTCTCCCAGCTCAATCAGCTTGATACCTAAAAATTGTGCAAATGGATCTTGCTTTAGCTTTTCACAAATCTCTGCGTAATGCTTCTGATGGAGCGCTTGTTCGTCTATCAATCTTTTCGTGGTCATGATTAAACTACTTCTGCAAAATGCATGGACACAATTGGTCCAGCGAAGCCACGGAGGTCTTTTCCTGCTGCGCGACCTTCTGGAGATGATAACGCTTCCATCAAAGCTTCTTTTGATTCAAAATACATTTCTGCCATCAGATGCAGGTCGGATTCTCCCATTGGTGTTCCGTAGATTTTGCTCACTTCCATTTTGATTAAGCCAGGCATTTTTTCTGCCAATGGGCCATGTACCTCGAAATAATGCTTGTCAAAAGCATCGATATCTTCGGGCTTGCGATAAATTGCTACCAATTTCACCATCATGATCCCTGCTTTCCTCAGATTATAGTCACAATGTGTGACGACTAATTCATATAACGTTATTTTAACGCATGTTAATATTTTTATTATATAAAGCCTTCGTGACAGGTGCAAGTATTTTTCAAAAAGCAAGAAAACTCTGTCGGATTGTATCCCCCCTTTTCTTCATGTTTATGACTGGAAAAAGGCTGACAGAATATGCTTCGATGGGGAGTCTTCCAGCTTTTGTGGTCGGGGGAGCCCTCCCACCTGTTTTCCAGTCGCCTGTATCCTCTCTTCGTTCGGAGGATCTCCTTCCAAGCATGTGACAGGACTTTCGAACAGATGTGGCTGTCTTCGGTTTTTCAAACATTTGTTGGGGAATTTCAAGGAATCCCCGTTGAAATAGCTTTCTCGGAATTTAATAAAAGCCTCGTGGGAAGAAGCGAATTTCCAGTCCAAGCGCCTCTGGAGCCCGACCCAGCGTAGGGATGAATGGCGGGAATGGTTTTAGCTTCAACCTCTGCTACCCCTTCTTCGAAACTGCTACTTTTGAAGCGTTCCCGCCATTCATTCCGGAGCGGACAGTCGATCTCTCAGCGGGGCGTAGGCCGAAGCGTAGACTGGAAATTCGCTTCTTCCCCTCCACTACAGCTACTTCCAAAACAAAAAAGAGGACAGACCTAATGTCTGTCCTCTTCTATTCGCTCCACTTCCTAGATCCAAACCCAGAAAATAAAGACGAAAATTGCCAACAGGATTACGAATAACCCTGCAAAAATACTGATACGTGCAAACTCATGACCTTTTTGATCCATGTGCATCCAGACATACAACTGGAAGAACGCTTGAACGAAGGCCAAAGCAACGATGAATGGTACGGTAAAACCTGATGGAATTGCTTCATAGGCCACTGCAATGAATGCCAGTGCAGTCAATACGAGAGATCCGATGAAAGCAACTAGGTGTCTTTTCGGACCCTCGTGTTTGACTTTCGGCTTGCGTACCTCTTCATTATGAGCTTGTGCTCCCATAGATTATCCCACCTTTCCACCGATCATACCCATGAGATATACCACGGTAAAGATGAATACCCATACAACGTCGATAAAGTGCCAGTACAGACATGCCAGATAGAACTTCGGTGCAGTTACTACCGTCAGGCCCTTTTTCGTTGCAGATACTTGCAAAAGGATGATCCAGCTAATCCCGAACGCTACGTGAGCTCCGTGGAATCCAACCAATGTGTAGAAGGCAGATGCAAATGCACTTGTAGACATTTTCAGTCCTTCATTCACATAGTGTACGAACTCGTAAATCTCCAAAGCAAGGAAGCCGAGACCGAGTAATACAGTGATGGTCAGCCAAAGCTGAATCTTTTTCAGGTCTTTTTTGTGCAGAGCCAGTGTAGCCATAACACTTGTCATCGAGCTGGTAAGCAAGAGAAGTGTTGCCACGGCAACGAGATTCATGTCAAACAACGCTTGGGACGTTGGTCCACCATTTGCCTGATCACGAAGAGCGATAAATGTTGCAAACAAGGAACCGAAGAGAACTGTCTCCCCACCGAGGAAGAGCCAGAAGCCAAGAACCTTATTCTTGCCTTCAAGGGTGGCTTTTTCCGGTTCGTCAGGCAATACTGCATGTGCGTGATGGTTAGCCATTAAGCCTTAACCCCTTTCTCTTCGAGTTCATCCTCATGAATGTGATAGCCTGGATCGTCTTTCACAGAACGGGTAAACATGCAGCCGAGTGTAAAGAGCAATCCAATGACTACGACCACATAGTTGTGGTAGATAAAGCCGTAGCCTGCTACGAACAATCCGAGAGACATCAGGAATGGCAAGAACGATGGCGATGGCATGTGAATGTCGCCAATAGGCTCCGCAGGCGTCATGCCTTTGTTACCAGCCATTTTCTCCACCCACAACGCATCCAAACCGCGAACGAGAGGCGTTTGAACGAAGTTGTACTCAGGCGGCGGCGAAGGAATCGCCCATTCGAGTGAACGTCCATCCCATGGATCAGCAGGAGCGCGTTTGGAGCTCTTCGCTGCAACGACTACGTTGATCAAGAATAGGATGGTACCGATCGTCATACCAAATGCACCAATCGTACTGATAAAGTTCCCCATATCCAGGTTCTGATCTTTGAGGTATGTAAAGACGCGGCGCGGCATCCCCATCAGACCCAGGAAGTGTTGCGGGAAGAATGTAAGGTGGAAACCAATGAAGAACGTCCAGAAGTTCCATTTACCGATTGTTTCGTTCAGCATTTTACCGAACATTTTCGGCCACCAGTAGTAAAGACCAGCGAAGAGACCGAATACGAGACCCCCTACGATAACGTAGTGGAAGTGAGCAACTACGAAATAACTGTCATGGTATTGGTAGTCAGCCGGCGGAACCGCAAGCATAACCCCTGTCATACCACCGATTGTAAACGTTGGGATAAATCCTACTGCAAACAGGTTTGCGGTAGGGAAGCGGATTTGACCGCCCCACATGGTCAACAGCCAGTTAAAGATTTTGATACCTGTAGGAACAGCAATCAACATGGTTGCAAGTCCAAACAGCGTGTTTGCAATTGCACCCAAACCTGTTGTGAACATGTGGTGAGCCCACACCATGAAGCCCAAGAAACCGATCAGCGCAGTTGCAAATACCATGGAGCTGTAACCAAACAGACGCTTTCTTGAGAATGTAGAAACCACTTCAGAAATGATACCGAATGCCGGGAGAATCAAAATGTATACTTCGGGGTGACCGAAGATCCAGAACAAGTGCTCCCAGATAACAACGTTACCACCTGCGTCAGGGTTGAAAAAGTTTCCGCCGAACAAACGGTCAAACATCAACAGAACCAAACCAACCGTAATCGCAGGGAATGCGAAGAGGATCAAACCGGATGTAATAAAGGACGACCAGGTGAACATTGGCATGCGCATGAATGTCATGCCTGGAGCACGCATGTTGATGATGGTAACCAGGAAGTTAATACCACCAATCAGCGTTCCGAGACCGGCAATTTGCAAACCGAGCACGTAGAAGTCTACGCCGATTCCACTGTATTGATTCAAAGCCAAGGTTGTATACGATGTCCAACCAGCATCAGGTGCGCCACCCAAGAACCAGCTTGTGTTCAGTAGCACTCCCCCGAAGAAGAATAGCCAGAATCCGAGTGCGTTAACAAACGGGAATGCTACGTCGCGAGCACCGATTTGAAGGGGAACGATCGCGTTCATCAAAGCAAAAATGACCGGCATAACCGCCAAGAAAATCATCGTAGTGCCGTGCATCGTAATTAATTCGTTAAAAGTCTTTGCTCCAACTAATTCAATCTCTGGGTACATCAACTGCAAACGAATCAGCAGGGCTTCCAAACCACCGGCCAAGAAGAAAATTCCACCAGCAATCAGGTACAGGATCGCAATCTTCTTATGGTCCACTGTCGTAAGATAATCCCACAGCCCCGAGCGATTTGGTGCATGAGAAGCATGTGCAGACACGGGTTTACCTCCTTTTTAAGCGTCACTGCCTATGACGATTGTCAATGCAATAAGTTTTATGAGGTTTTACTTTACTTTTTCTCGCTTACACTCAATGTCCCCATATACTCTACAAGCGCTTTCACTTGGTTGTCATCGAGGTTGAGGTTAGGCATTTTGTTGCCTGGCTTCATTTTTTGCGGATCTTTCAGCCACTCTGCAATGTTTTGCGGCGTATGTGCTTTGATACCTGCTACACGTTCGCGATCTGCAAAGTTCGTCAGGTTTGGCCCCATCTTACCGCCTTTACCTGCCACAGCGTGACATCCCAAACAGCTCTTATCGAAGATTTGTTGACCTTCTGCAGCCAGTGGAGAAGTTGCCGTTGCAGGTTCTTTTGCCTGAACGCCCTTCATGTTAGCTACCCAAGTGTCAAAATCTGCTTGTTCCATTACTTCTACCTTGAAGTCCATCAAGGCATGGGACGCTCCACAGAGCTCCGCACATTTACCGTAGTAAATGCCTGTTTTGTCTGCTTGCAGCCACATTTTGTTTTCTTGCCCTGGGTTCGTATCGATTTTACCGCCCAATGCAGGAATCCAGAATGCGTGCTTAACATCAGACGCTGATAATACGAATTGAACCTTTTTGCCAACTGGCAATACCAAGTCTTGTGCAGTCGCTACTCCAAGATCAGGATACTCGAATTCCCACCAGAATTGGTGCGCGGTAACCTTTACTTGAACAGCTTCCTCTTTCGGGTACTCCTTGTGCAGTGCGAAACCGGTAGTAACAGTTGGAATCGCCATGATGATGAGGAGCAAGAATGGAATTACCGTCCAAAGAATTTCAAGTGCATGATTTCCTTCGACCTGCTTAGGAATGCCTTGCTGTCCGGGACGCTTACGATAACGGATAAGGACGTACGTAAAGATCGTCATAACGACAATGAAGACGCCGATCATGATAGCGGAGGACAGCTTCATCAGGTCAAACTGCATCGCAGCTACCGGACCAGAGGGCTTGAGCGCTGAGAGCTCATCTTTGCCACACCCGGTTAACACTAGCGCCAGCAGAGCAAACAGGGAAAACTGACGCCAATACTGTTGCCAACCCTTCATACCAATGAACCCCTCTTTCTTCGTGTTGGTAACGTTCTAGCCACGCCTACAACTAGAAGTTTTCGAACTTTTCTATTTGCATTAAGAAATCGCATTCAATACTTTCCACAACTATAATACCCAATCAGGAAAAGTATTAGCAGCTATTCCAAAAACAAACAGCAAAGTAAGGGGCAGTATTGTACACTTCTACCCAAGCGTGGTAACCATTTAAGTATACATAAATTTTCCTTAATACAAAGGCTATTTGTTATGATTTTGTTAACAAATTTATGAACAAATTTGTGAACTTTGCAGTTAAATACTACCATAACATCCAATTAAAAGGAGAAATCCATGCAAAAAAGACCAATTGCACTAGTCACTGGTACCTCAAGTGGCTTTGGCAAGCACGCATCAGTCGCTTTAGTCAAGGCCGGTTTTCAGGTAATTGCTGCTATGCGTGATCTAGCAAAAAGGGACCCTCTTGACAAATTAGCAAGCTTGCACATAGATTCTGAGCATCTGGAAGTCATTTCCCTTGATGTTACGCATCCGGAACAAATTCAGGATGCGATCTCCTCCATCATTGCAAAGCATGGGCGCATCGATCTGTTGGTGAACAATGCCGGTTACGCGTTGGGCGGCTTTGCTGAGGAAGTCACGTCTGAGGAATGGCGCAAGCAGTTCGATG is from Brevibacillus brevis and encodes:
- a CDS encoding enoyl-CoA hydratase-related protein — its product is MAYEYISVASEDGVGIITLNRPKILNALNLQLVDELVDQLEQMDRDPDIRVIILTGNARAFAAGADINEMAEASAIDIMKRNQFAVWDRISLISKPIIGAVSGFVLGGGCELMMNCDMVIASETAVIGQPEIKLGVMPGAGGTQRLTRVVGERKALEMLLTGEPISAKEALKYGLVNRVVPVEAYYQEALKLAKQIAQQPPLAVQVIKKAVYKAGDLPLQEGMDYERNGFYLLLASEDRKEGMQAFLEKRKPRFTGN
- a CDS encoding cytochrome C oxidase subunit IV family protein, which produces MGAQAHNEEVRKPKVKHEGPKRHLVAFIGSLVLTALAFIAVAYEAIPSGFTVPFIVALAFVQAFFQLYVWMHMDQKGHEFARISIFAGLFVILLAIFVFIFWVWI
- the ctaD gene encoding cytochrome c oxidase subunit I, which gives rise to MSAHASHAPNRSGLWDYLTTVDHKKIAILYLIAGGIFFLAGGLEALLIRLQLMYPEIELVGAKTFNELITMHGTTMIFLAVMPVIFALMNAIVPLQIGARDVAFPFVNALGFWLFFFGGVLLNTSWFLGGAPDAGWTSYTTLALNQYSGIGVDFYVLGLQIAGLGTLIGGINFLVTIINMRAPGMTFMRMPMFTWSSFITSGLILFAFPAITVGLVLLMFDRLFGGNFFNPDAGGNVVIWEHLFWIFGHPEVYILILPAFGIISEVVSTFSRKRLFGYSSMVFATALIGFLGFMVWAHHMFTTGLGAIANTLFGLATMLIAVPTGIKIFNWLLTMWGGQIRFPTANLFAVGFIPTFTIGGMTGVMLAVPPADYQYHDSYFVVAHFHYVIVGGLVFGLFAGLYYWWPKMFGKMLNETIGKWNFWTFFIGFHLTFFPQHFLGLMGMPRRVFTYLKDQNLDMGNFISTIGAFGMTIGTILFLINVVVAAKSSKRAPADPWDGRSLEWAIPSPPPEYNFVQTPLVRGLDALWVEKMAGNKGMTPAEPIGDIHMPSPSFLPFLMSLGLFVAGYGFIYHNYVVVVIGLLFTLGCMFTRSVKDDPGYHIHEDELEEKGVKA
- the paaK gene encoding phenylacetate--CoA ligase PaaK, whose amino-acid sequence is MIFNTEMETLPREKMTELQLARLKETVKRVYERVPFHTKAFNEAGVKPEDIQSIEDIQKLPFMKKTDLRENYPFNLFAVEMKEVARIHGSSGTKGKPTVVGYTKKDLENWAEIVARAICCAGGEPGDIFHNAYGYGLFTGGLGLHNGIEHMGAVAVPVSGGNTSRQITLIEDFKPRGIAATPSYVLNIVEEMKKQGIDPRGTSVKYGIFGAEPWSEEMRVQLEHELDIKAVDIYGLSEVMGPGVSIECHEVQNGLHIAEDHFYAEIIDPNTGEVLPYGQEGELVFTSLTKEAFPVVRYRTGDIASLNPEPCKCGRTTMRMSRIKGRVDDMLIIRGVNVFPTEIESVLLTFNQLAPHYQVVIERDGALDRFEVHCELTPAYANEISGNDSSALSPLVKEICHDIKNTLGVSVVLRVQPPNSLTRSEGKAIRVVDNRNKSQAAI
- a CDS encoding PaaI family thioesterase, whose amino-acid sequence is MSVEIRNRFNHYLGIEVVHRDEQGCKVALKIRPELFNSIEGVVHGGVTATLADVAMGHGAAPHVDGVQQCVTVESKIQYLHPARGEILEAQSHVLKQGKSLIVMEARVTCDGKLVAFATGTYARVNPPAQGGR
- a CDS encoding enoyl-CoA hydratase-related protein, with product MMEESVRFEREGHIGLITLNRPDELNALNYNTLERLGNLIEQVRLDAKEIRVVIVKAEGRAFSAGADLKERRTLTEQQVRRNVRKIRDVFTALERLPQPTIAMINGFAFGGGFELALACDFRYAVADAKMGLTEVSLGIIPGAGGTQRLSRLIGPSKAKELILTARRIQAEEAYQIGFVNAIAKDTEELRELAMGLANEILANAPLAVYQAKSAIDRGSSVDLQTGLDIETMCYEVIIPTTDRLEALEAFREKRKPVFKGE
- a CDS encoding cytochrome c oxidase subunit 3 — translated: MANHHAHAVLPDEPEKATLEGKNKVLGFWLFLGGETVLFGSLFATFIALRDQANGGPTSQALFDMNLVAVATLLLLTSSMTSVMATLALHKKDLKKIQLWLTITVLLGLGFLALEIYEFVHYVNEGLKMSTSAFASAFYTLVGFHGAHVAFGISWIILLQVSATKKGLTVVTAPKFYLACLYWHFIDVVWVFIFTVVYLMGMIGGKVG
- a CDS encoding PaaI family thioesterase gives rise to the protein MTTKRLIDEQALHQKHYAEICEKLKQDPFAQFLGIKLIELGEGTATAEVTVAEHMLNAHGTAHGAIIFSLADFVFAAACNSYGKTSVALSMNIGFLAAAMKGNRLVATATEEKKNNRTAWYRIRVETEHGLVATLDALAYRKSDYFVEIDENE
- the coxB gene encoding cytochrome c oxidase subunit II, coding for MKGWQQYWRQFSLFALLALVLTGCGKDELSALKPSGPVAAMQFDLMKLSSAIMIGVFIVVMTIFTYVLIRYRKRPGQQGIPKQVEGNHALEILWTVIPFLLLIIMAIPTVTTGFALHKEYPKEEAVQVKVTAHQFWWEFEYPDLGVATAQDLVLPVGKKVQFVLSASDVKHAFWIPALGGKIDTNPGQENKMWLQADKTGIYYGKCAELCGASHALMDFKVEVMEQADFDTWVANMKGVQAKEPATATSPLAAEGQQIFDKSCLGCHAVAGKGGKMGPNLTNFADRERVAGIKAHTPQNIAEWLKDPQKMKPGNKMPNLNLDDNQVKALVEYMGTLSVSEKK
- a CDS encoding EthD family reductase, with the translated sequence MVKLVAIYRKPEDIDAFDKHYFEVHGPLAEKMPGLIKMEVSKIYGTPMGESDLHLMAEMYFESKEALMEALSSPEGRAAGKDLRGFAGPIVSMHFAEVV